In Pseudomonas saponiphila, the genomic stretch CGGCGGCGGCGCCAACTACAGCGGCAAGGACTCGCGGGACATCGCCGGCGAACTGCGCCCGTGCATCGAGCGCACCTTCCCGGCGCTCAAGGGCGTGGCCATCGACTTCCAGTGGAGCTGCGCCATGGGCATCGTGATCAACCGCATCCCGCAACTGGGCAAGCTCTCGGACAACGTCTGGTACTGCCAGGGCTACTCCGGGCACGGCGTGGCCACCAGCCACATCATGGGCGAGATCATGGCCGAGGCCCTGACCGGCCACCTCGGCCACTACGACACCTTCGCCGCCTGCCAGCACATCCGCGTGCCCTTCGGCAACCAGTTGGGCAACCCAATGCTGGCGGCGGGCATGTGGTACTACCAGATGCTGGAAAAGCTGCGCTGAGGGACCAACCACCCTCCTGCAACCACTGACGCAGCCCGCGAACGGCTCGGGCGGCATACCGGCGCAACAAGATGCCGGGCCTGACTGGCGGGCTACCCGGCGAGTCAGGCCTGGTTGTTTGCGTCGAATGCGTCGTTGTGGGCCACCTCCACCAGCGGCTGCAAGCAGCCTCATGGAAGCCCGCCGCTGCCGAGCTTCAATCATCCCCCCGGCATGCTAGATTCGCACCGACACCCGCCCCACTCAGGAAGAGCACATGAGCGAAACGATCTACCAAGGCGGCTGCCTGTGCGGGCAGATCCGCTTCGAGGCTCAGGGACCGGCCGCCAATCCTCACACCTGCTCGTGCGAACTGTGCCAGCGGCACAGCGGTGCGCTGACTGTGGCGTGGGTCGAGTTCCCCCGCGAGCGGGTGACCTGGACCGGCCCCGGCGGCGCACCAGCAACCTTCAGATCGTCGGACTATTCGAGCCGGGCGTTCTGTCGGGAATGCGGCAGCACGCTGGGGGCTGTCGATGACGAGCCGAGCATTGCCCTGCTGCTGGGCTGCTTCGATGAAAACCGTGACCCGGCCCTGATGCCGACCAGCCATTCGTTCAGCGACCGCTGGCCCGAGGGCTGGCAGCCTGTGCCGACGATCCAAGACAAAGACAGACAACATGAGTGAAACACCGTCCCACTGCAGCGCGCCCCTCGCCTCGAATGTCTGGAGCTGGTACGGCCAGGACGAGTACCGAAAGATAATCCTGCTGGGAGAGCTGGGCCCGGCCTTGGAGTTCCTCGCCCTGGAAGCCGAACGGCAACGCGAGGAAATCGGCTGCTGCGCCGAGTGCAATCTGTGGTCCGACTACCTGGAATACCTGGACGGTTTCGTGACGCATTTTCCGGCCAATCTGGCGCCGCATCTGCTGTCGCACTTGCAGGCGCTGTTGCGCGGCTGTGAAGCGCTGTGCCGGGAGGCTTACGGAGTAACCCTGGAAGACAACGGCTTCCAGCATCCGCAATGGCAGCCACTGCGCGAAGCTGCCCGCGAAGCCCTGGCGCTGCTGGGTTGGCCCGAGGTGCGCGAGCATATGCCGGAGTTGATCGAAGATTGCCGGGCGGCGTTGCGCAAATGGCCGGATTGAACAACCGAAGGCCGGTGGTGGTTGGCTGGGGCCCTTCGCTGGCCAGCCAGCTCTCACGCTGATCGGTATGGCGCGAGCACCTGGGAGCCGGCTGGTTGGCGAAGGCGAGCATGCAGGCACCTTCGCCAGCAAGCTGGCTCCTACGGGATTCGGTGTAGCGCGCTCTGTAGGAGCCGGCTTGCCGGCGAAGGCGATCCGGCGAACAACACAAGTCCGTTGCTATGCGCCGGCTGACGCGGGCGCCCGTGGCAAGGCGCGTTTGTGGGCCGTGCGCAGGTAGGCACGTTCGATCAGGTGGCGCACTGCGTCGGTGACGGGCTCGCCCATCAGATAAGCGTCAATTTCTTCATAGCTGCAACCGTAGGCCGTTTCGTCCAGCTTGCCCGGAGCCAGCTCCTCAAGGTCCGCCGTGGGGGCCTTGTGCACCAGATGCTTCGGGGCCCCGAGGGCATCGGCCAGCAGCCGCACCTGGGTCTTGGTCAGGCCCGACAGCGGCGCCAGGTCGCAGGCGCCATCGCCATACTTGGTGAAGAAGCCCATCAGGGCCTCGGCGCCATGGTCGGTGCCCACCACCAGGCCGTTGCTGAAGTTGGCCACCGCGTACTGGGCGATCATCCGCGCCCGTGCCTTGACGTTGCCCTTGGCAAAATCCGTAAGGGCCGGCGAAGGCTGCAAGCCGTCGATCCGCACCTGGCTCATCATTCCATCGACGCTATCGGCAATGTTGCAGGTGCTGATGCTGTCCGGGCCAATGAAGTCCAGGCACGCCTGGGCATCGCTTTCGTCCGCCTGGCTTTTATAAGGCAGGCGCATGGCGATAAAACGCGCCGCATGCCCTGCCCCGCGCAGTTGCTCCACCGCCAGCTGGCACAGGCGGCCAGCGGTCAGGGAATCCACCCCGCCGCTGATGCCCAGCACCAGGGTGCTGCAACCGGACTCGCGCAGCACTTGCTGGATAAAGTCCACGCGCCGGGCGATCTCGGCGGCCTCGCCACCGCGCACCAGTTGCCGGTCGATGCCCAGTTCGCGGGCGATACGTTCTTGGGTCGGGTTGCTCATGTCAGGCCTCCAGGGGCGAGTGGGCAAGGTTGACGCTGAACACCTGGGCCGCGTAGCGCAGGAACGACGGGTCTTCACAGACGTTCTTGATCGGGTCGTCGGAGAACTTCACCACCGGCTCACCATGCACCCGCACCAGCTTCATCACGATGCTCAGTGGCTCGACGCCTTCGACGTCGCAGGCCAGGCTGGTGCCCATGCCAAAACCGAACCTGGCCTGGCCGCGCACGTGGCGCAGGATCGGCAGGCATTTCTCGAAGTTCAGGCCATCGGAAAACATCAGGTCCTTGGTCCGCGGGTCAACGCCCAGCTCGCGGTAGCGGGCCAGGACTTTGTCGGCCCAGAGAATCGGGTCGCCGGAATCCTGGCGCAGGCCGTCGTAGAGCTTGGCGAAGTACAGGTCGAAATCCTTGAGGAAGAAATCGGTGCTGATGCAGTCGGTCAAGGCAATGCCCAGGCGCCCGCGGTACTCGTGCACCCAGTTCTCCAGGGCGGCGTTCTGGCTTTCCCGCAGCCGGCCCAGTTGCTGGTGCACCATCAACCACTGGTGGGCCATGGTGCCGATCAGCGGCAGGTCGAACTCATAGGCCAGGTGGGCATTGCTGGTGCCGACGAAGACTCCGGGGAAATCGCTGCGCATGATCTTCACCACTTCGCGCTGGGCCTTGAACGACAGGCGCCGGCGGGTGGAGAAATCCGAGACGCGGAACTCGGCGAGTTCCTCGCGGCTGGCGTTTTTCTCCAGCCATTCGAACTTCTGATAGAGCCGGCGGGTGACGTCCTCCAGCTCCACATCCGGGTACTTATCACGGTTGCGCAGCTCGCTGACCATGGCCAGCACCGGCTGCTCGAACATGATGCAGTGCAGCATCGGGCCACGGACACGGATGCTCAGCTGGCCATCGACGGCGGCCACGTGGATGTAGCGCAGGTTGAAGCGGAACAGGCCGAGAAACTGCTCGAAATCCGGAGTCAGGTATTCACGAAAGCGCTTGTTGAACAGAAAGCGCTGTTCGCCTTCGCGCATCTGCAGGCCAGCGAGCTTTTCCAGCTCTTGGCGGATCTCCGGGATCAGGTGCACCAGGGACTCTCTGGAGCGCACGATGAACTGGTATTCCACGTCGACATTGGGGTGCTGGTGCAGCACCGCCTGCATCATGGTGAAGGTGTAGTAGTCGGTGTCCAGCAGGCTCTGGATCACGCCGTTGTTACGGTCGAATGCACTTTCCATGATGACTCCTCAAGCCTTGGCCAGTCTGGCGGTTTCTTCGCGGGTCGCGGCAACCGCGATGCCCGCTTGTTGCATGTCGGCAATGGCCTGGGTAGCGCCCTCGGCGCTGATGGCCCGGCATGCCGGCAGGTGGATGATCACCTTGAAACCGGCGGCGGCCAGCTGCAGGGCGGTGGTCTTGACGCAGAAATCCAGGGCCAGGCCGCCGACGATGACCTGTTGCACGCCCTGGCTGTTGAGGTACTCGATGACCCCGGTAGAGAGCTTGCCGTGCAGGTCGTGGTAGCAGGCGCCGTAGGGGTGTAGGTCCGGTTCCACGCCCTTCCACACGAAGTAGTCGTAGTCATAGGGCGTGGGCAATTCGTCCAGCAAGGTGAAGCCCGCGGTGCCCGGTACGCAGTGGCTGACCCAGGTCAGGTCGGCGTGTTCCAGGCCGGAGGGCTGGAGCATCTGTGCGTGCTCGGCCACCACCCAGGGCGCCTGGGGGCTGTGGGCGTCCTTGCTGCCAATGCGCAGGCTGGCCAGGGTCGCCATGAAATTCAGTTCGCCACCGATGCGGTCGCCTTCGGCCACGGGCAGCTCGTCCGGGCACAGCGGGGTGAAGCTCTTTTGCGCATCGACATCGAAGGAAGCGGTCTTCATCGTTTGGCTGTTCATGCTGGGTCTCTCCTCTGCATGGAGCAAAAAGTACATGTCATGTACTTTCATGGCAAGCCCCCGCGCACTTTATTTTTATTCACCTGATGCAAAGCCATGATAAAGACAGCTTAAAAAGAAGATGTTCCACAGACAGAAGCGATGCTAAGGTACGCGTCATGTACCAACCGAGAAAAAGCAGATGTTTGAACTGGCCCTCTATGGCGGTGCCTTCAACCCGCCCCACGCCGGACACGCCCAGGTAATGCTCGAAGCCGCGCGCCACGCCCGCCGGGTCCTGGTGGTGCCCAGCTTCCGCCACCCGGATGGCAAGCGCATGGCGGATTTCGAGCAACGGGCCAGCTGGCTGCAGGCGATCACCGCGCACCTGCAACCCGAGTGCAGCGCCGAACTGGCGGTCAGCCGCCTGGAGCGCCAGCTGGCCCTGGCCGATCCCGGACCGGTCTACAGCTTCAACTTGCTGCAACGCCTGGCCGACGACCTGGCCCTGGACGGCAAGCGCATCGCCCTGGTGGTGGGTGAAGACGTGGCGCGGCAGTTGCCCAGGTTCCATCGCGGCAAGGAGCTGCTGCAACGCTTTTCCATCCTCTGTATCGAGGAGCAGCCCGGGGTGCGCAGCAGCGTGTTGCGCCAGTGCCTGGCCCGAGGCGAAACACCGCCCAAACAGTGGCTGGCGCCGGGCATGAATCCGCTAAACTACGGCCTCTACGCCGTCCACGGAAGTTGATATGCACGACCGCACCACCCTCCCCAGCGCCTACCTGCACACCATCGACCTGTGCCTGCTGCGCTACAACCGCGAGCGCTGCGAGCTGGAAATTCTCCTTCACCAACGGGACAGCGAGCCTTTCGCCGGGCACTGGGCGCTGCCGGGCATCGTGGTCAACGGCGATGTCGAGGACCGCAGCCTGAATGACGCCGTGGAACGCCTGCGCCGCTCAAGCAAAGTGGACATGCCCCTGGCCTGGCTGGAACAGGTGGGCACCGTGGGCGACGCCTTCCGCGACCCGCGCTGCTGGTCGTCCTCGACCTTCTACCTGGGTATCGTCAGCGACCCGGTGCAGCCGGGTCCGCAGCAGGGTTTCTTTGCCCTTGGCGAGGTGGCCAGCGGCGCCTTCAAGTTGCCGTTCGACCACAACAGCCTGGTGGCCCAAACCAAGGAGCGGCTGTTTTCCAAATCCCTGTACAGCAGCCTGCCGCTGATGTTTCTCGGCAAGGAATTCAGCGCCCCCGAGGCGGTGAGCATCTTCTCCCGGGTGCTGCAACGGCCGGTGCTCAAGACCAGCATCCGCCAGCGCCTGCTGAAGATGAGCGAAGCCGGTTACCTGCAGGAAACCGGGCGCAAGAAAAGCGGCGATGGCGGCCGCCCGCAAGCCACGGTGGAGAGCCTCAAGCCCACCGAGCTGTACCTGTTCGATCGTTGTTTCCTGGAGTAATAGCGCCCATGAGTTCCACCCCCGACAACCAATGCCTGCTGCAAACCCCCTACTTCAAGGTGGTCCGCGAAAACGGCTACTTCATCATCAAGGAAGCCCAGGCGATCAACGGCGTGGTGGCCGTGCCAACCCTGGCCGATGGCCGGCTGATGCTGGTCGAGCTCAAGCGCCGGGCCATTGGCGGCCAGTCCATCGAGTTTCCCCGGGGCGCCATCGATGCCGGGGAAAGCGCCTGTGACGCCGCGGTCCGGGAGCTGCTGGAAGAAACCGGCCGGCAGGCTTCGTCCGTGCGCCAGCTGGGCTTGCTGCACAGCAATACCTCGCTGATCGCCAGCGCGGTGGCGGTGTGTCAGGTGCAGGTCACCGAGCAGCAGAGCGCCGCCACCGACGGCGAGGTGGACCATGTGCTGTGGGTCAGCCGCCAGGAGCTGCTGGCGATGATCGCCGCTGGCCGGATCACCGACGCTCATACCTTGTCGGCGGCGATGATGCTGCTAGCCGCAGAGTCGGCCTGACGCCCCCACTTCTCCAGGGCGAATTCGACGAAGCTGCGCAGCTTGGGCAGGCGGTAGCGATCCTGGGCATACAGCAGGTGCATGGTCCGAAACGGCAATTGATAATCCTGCAGCACCTGCACCAGCCGGCCCTGCTGCAGGTCCTCCTCCACCAGCGCATCGGGCATCATCACCAGCCCCAGGCCGCCCCGGGCTGCGTGGTGCAGGCCGGACGAGGTGTTGGTCAGCAGCGAGCCGGACACCGGAATCAGCACATCGCCCTCGGGCCCGCGCAACGGCCACTGGGTGGCGGTGGAACTCCATTCGTCACCGGCCGGGTAGGCAAATGCCAGGCAGTTGTGGTGCTGCAGGTCTTCCGGGACTTGCGGCGTACCACAGCGCTCCAGGTACTCCGGCGCGGCGCAGATACTCAGGGTGTAATCCTGCAGGCGCCGGGCGATCAGCGAGGAGTTGTCCAGGTTGCCCAGGCGCACGGCCACATCGAAGGTGCCGTCGGTCAAGTCGAAACGCTGGTTGGCCAGGGTCAGTTCCACCTTGACCTGGGGACAGCGTTGCCGGAACTCGCTGAGGGCCGGCGCCAGGCGCTCGGTGCCAAACGTCAGCGGCGCGGTGATGCGCAAGGTGCCGGTGGGCTCGCCCTGAGCCTGTTCTGCCAGACGCTCGGAATCCGCCACCAGCCCCAGTACCGCCAGGCAGCGCTGGTAATAGTCGCTGCCGAAGTCGGTGAGGCGCTGGCGTCGCGTCGTGCGATTGAGCAGGCGTACCCCGAGACGCTGCTCCAACGCCCGCAAGTGGTTGCCCACCATGGTGGTGGACATCCCGCATTCCCGGGCGGCGGCGGTCATGTTCCCCGCCTCCACCACCTTGACGTACACCGACATCGCCTGGAACAGATCCATTATCAACCCTGACTTGAAGATGATTAAAGAAACGGCGAGTTTATCTAGCCTGGGTGACTAACGATACTGGCCGCACCCCCAACAAGATGGAGTCGCCCGCCATGACCGCCGCCTGCCTGATGAGCACCTACCAGCCCCTGGCCCTGAGCTTCTGCAAGGGTTTGGGCAGCCGACTCTGGGACCAGGCCGGTCGCGAATACCTGGACGCCATCGCCGGGGTCGCGGTAACGGCTATCGGCCACGCCCACCCCAAACTGGTCAAGGCCATCAGCGAACAGGCCGGCCTGTTGCTGCACAGCTCCAACCTGTACGACATTCACTGGCAGCAACAGCTGGCAGCCAGACTGACCGCGCTGGCCGGGATGGACCGGGCCTTTTTCAACAACTCGGGCGCCGAGGCCAACGAAACCGCGCTCAAGCTGGCGCGGCTGCACGGCTGGCACAAGGGAATCGAACAGCCCCTGGTGGTGGTCATGGGGGACGCCTTCCATGGTCGTACCCTGGGCACCCTGGCGGCCAGCGAAGGACCCGCCGTGCGCCTGAACTACGGCCGGTTGCCAGGGGATTTTCTCCGGGTGCCCTTCGCTGACCTCAAGGCTCTGGAGGCGCTCGCCGCCGAGCACGGCCCACGCATCTGCGCCGTGTTGCTGGAGCCGATCCAGGGCGAGAGCGGCATCCGCCTGGCGCCCGCCGGCTACCTCAAGGCCGTGCGCGAGCTGTGCACCCGGCGCAACTGGCTGCTGATGCTCGACGAGATCCAGAGTGGCGTCGGCCGTACCGGACGCTGGTTCGCCTGCCAGCACGAAGGCGTGGTGCCGGATGTGATGACCCTGGCCAAGGGCCTGGGCAACGGTATTCCCATCGGCGCCTGCCTGGCCCGGGGCAAGGCCGCGCAACTCTTCACCCCTGGCAGCCACGGCAGCACCTTTGGCGGCAACCCCCTGGCCTGTCGGGCGGCCTGCACCGTGCTGGAGATCATCGAGGAGCAACATCTGCTGGCCAATGCCGAGCGCCAGGGTGCGCTGCTGTTGCGGCGCCTGGGGGAAGAGTTGCAGGGCCATGCCCAGGTCCTGGAGATTCGCGGGCAGGGCCTGATGGTTGGCATCGAGTTGCGCGACATGCCACGGGACCTGGTGCAGATCGCCGCGAGGGAGCACGGTTTGCTGATCAACGTCACCCGCGGCAAGACCATTCGCCTGCTGCCGCCGCTGGTGATCGATGAAGCTGAAGTGGAAGAGATCGTTCAGGGCCTGAGGCAGTTGCTCAACGCTGCTTGAGCGACACCGGAGCGCGGCCTGGGCCCGCCCCGGCCCCCCGGATCAATCGTCCAGGGCCTTGGGAGCAGCGGCGGGCTTGGCCGCTTTGGCGCCTTTGGCGTTGGCCGGCTTGGCTTCGGGCTCGGGAGCCGGGGCCGGCGCAACGGCTTGCTTCTCCGCGGCCGGCAACTGGTCGACGGCGGTGAAGACTTCCTTGAGCTCAATCGCCCCGGAGTGCTCCAGCTTCTTCTCGCCGTCCTTGCCCACCAGGATCACCTTGGTCTGCGCCCCGGCGCCGAGCTTGAGGCTGCGGATCAGGGCCATGGTGGATTGCGGGTCGATGTCCTTGCCATCGCGCTGGCCGATGGTGTTGATCACCGTGTACAGGACCATGTTGCGTTCGTTGAAGGCTTGACGGGTTGCCGGCTCTTCCAGGGACTTTTTCAGGCTGACCAGGGTTGGGTCGACGGTGCTGGGGGCGATCACGATCAATGGCCGTGATTTGCCCAGGTCCTGGGTCAGTGGGCCATCGTTGTCGGCAGCCAGGACAGGTCCGGCGACAGCGAGCAGAGTAGCGAGGGTCAATGACCGAATGAACATGCGTCTCTCCTTATGTTTTCCACGCAGTAATGATTGCGCATTGCCGGAAAAGGTCCAGGCCGGGACTCAAAATCTGACATTTTTCTGCGCCGCCCCCCACGTGAGCGCCGCCAGCGCCCCAGGCGGCGCAAAATCCGCGCTGCGGCGCTTTTAACGTCGAGCCGGACGGCCTGGCGCGTAAGGTTTTGTTGCATATATGGGCCAGCAACCGGGCTGCCCGCGCAAGGGCGCGGGCAAACGTCGAGCGCCCTGGAGCAATGTGCGGATAGAGAGCCCTTCATGCCCAGGGCTCACTGTCGAAAGCGCAGGCCAGGCCATCACCTGGCACTTGAATCCAGCGAACAATGATCTGGAACAAATAACTCAATGACCCGCTACTTGTTCTGCCGACGCTCGGCGAACTATAGTGCGGCGCGGCACGGACAGCCCGGCAACACACTGATTAAAGCGGCAACTCGCCACATTCCCGAACACTATCCCGCCACGGATTTTTTCGAATGAGCGTCCGACCCCGATGATCCCCCTCCTCGTCTGCGATGACTCGAGCATGGCCAGAAAGCAGGTGCTGCAGACCTTGCCCAGCGAGTGGCAGGTGTCCGTGACCCAGGCCTGCAACGGTCGCGAGGGCCTGGAGGCGCTGCGCCGGGGCTTGGGCAAGGTGGCGCTGCTGGACCTGACCATGCCGGTCATGGACGGTTACCAGGTGTTGAGCGCGGTACAGGAAGAAGGCATCGACGCGCAGATCATCGTCATCTCCGGCGATGTCCAGGAAGAAGCCGTGCGCCGCACCCGCGAGCTGGGCGCCCTGGCCTTTCTCAAGAAACCCTTCGACCCCCAGCAACTGCGTGCCCTGCTCAAGCAACTGCAACTGCTGGACAGCCCGCCGCCCAAGCACCCGATAGCGCCCTCGCCGGCCCCCCTGGTGACCTTTCGCGACGCCTTCCGGGAAACCGTAAACGTCTCCATGGGCTACGCCGCGGCGCTGATCGCCAAGGTCCTGGATGTGTTCGTGCACCTGCCGATTCCCCACGTCAACGTGCTCGAAGCCGGCGAATTGCAGATGCTCCTGGCGGACGCCAATCGTGCCCGGCAATTGACCGCCATCTGCCAGGGCTACATCGGCAGCGGCATTGCCGGCGAAGCCTTGCTGATGTTCTACGACTCGGAAGTGGCGGACATCGCCCAACTGATGGAACAAGGCACCGATCCCTACCAGGAAATGGAAGTGCTGATCGACCTGTCCAGCGTGTTGATCGGTGCCTGCCTGAGCAGCATCGCCGAACAGCTGGACGTGTTCTTTTCCGTGGGCCATCCCCAGGTTCTGGGGGAGCACACCACCATCGACGAATTGATCCTGCTCAACCAGCAACGCTGGAACCAGACCCAGGCGGTGGAGATCAGCTACAGCCTGGAGGAACAGAACATCCACTTCGACCTGTTGCTGCTGTTCACCGAGGACTCCATGGCCCTCCTGGAACAGAAACTCGCCTACCTGATGAGTTGAGCCATGCCCAAGCGAATGGATTTCAGTGAGCTGCACTGGTTGCTGGCGGTGGTCCAAAGCATCGACGTGGGGATCGTGGTGCTCGACCTCGAATGCCAGGTCCAGGTGTGGAACAGCTTCATGGAAAACCGTTCCGGCGTGCCCTCCAAACAGGCCATCGACCAGTCGTTCTTCGCGCTGTTCCCCGAGGTCGAGCGGCCCTGGTTCCGCCGCAAGGTGAGTCGCGTGGTGGCCCTGGGCACCCCCGCCTTCACCATCTGGAAACAACGGCCGTACCTGGTGCGTTTCAAGAACTACCAACCGATCACCGGCCAGGGCGAGTTCATGTACCAGAACACCACCCTGCTGCCGCTGCGTTCGTCCAACAGCGAGATCCACCACGTCTGCCTGGTGATCTACGACGTCACCGACGTGGCGATCAACAGCCTGGCGCTGCAGCAGGCCAACCGGCAGTTGCAGCACCTGTCGCGCATCGATCACCTGACCCAACTGTTCAACCGCGGTCACTGGGAGCAGCGCCTGGAATTCGAATACAGCCGCCACGGCAGCGCCATCGCCCTGCTGATGCTGGACATCGACCACTTCAAGTCGATCAACGATCGCCATGGGCACCAGGCCGGGGACGCGGTGATTCAGCGTGTCTCGCAACTGATCCACGAGCACGTGCGCGACAGCGACGTGGCCGGGCGCTATGGCGGCGAGGAATTCGCCATCCTCCTGCCCCACACCGACCTGACCGGAGCCCAGACCCTGGCCGAGCGCCTGCGCCAGTCGGTGGAGCAGCAGGAGGTGATCCACAACGGCCAGGCCATTGCCTTCACCATCAGCCTGGGCATCGCCTGCCTCGACCGCCCGGCCCGGGATCACCGCTGCCTGATCGAATGGGCCGACCAGGCGCTGTACGCCTCCAAGCACGCCGGGCGCAATCGGGTCAGCACCTACGCGCCTTGAACAGCGGCACGTGGGTCCATTGCAAAAAAACCGCCGCCAAGGGATAAACTGCGCGCTTTTCCGGTCCATCACCGGTCTGCTACGCCTGTTCCAGCGCCACAAGGAGTCCCGTGCGCATGTCCCTGTCGAATTCCAACCTCTCCCCGCAACAGCAATGGCAGCAAGCCGTGCTGACCTATGCCCGCGACATCAACCGCTATGTCGAAACCGGTACCCGCGAGGGCTGGAAAGGCTTGAAGGAGCCCAACATGCCCGATACCGAGCACCTGTTGCAGGACTGGCAGGCGGCCCTGGAAGCGAGCAACCAGGCCCCTTACGATGAAGCCGCGCGCCAGGCCTTCCGCCAGGACTGGCCGCCGGCGCACTTCCCGCTGACCCCGCGCCTGGAAAGCCAGGGACGGATGATTCCGACCCTGGCGCTGCTGCCCGACGGCAGCCTGCTGGCCCGCATCGGTGCGCCCTACGAGAGCGGCTTCGTGGTGCATATCAGCGACGAGCAGATCCAGACCCTGGAACAGCTGGAGTGCTTCGGCATGTGCCCGCAGCGGCGTTATTTCGCCTGGGGCCGGGCTGACGGCATCCAGCTCACCGACGGCTGGAATGGCCCGCAAGTGGCGAGCTTCCCCTGGCCCGATCCCCACGCGGGCCTGCCGGCGGGCGTGGAGCTGGAGGACAGTGGGCGCCCCACGCCCAGCAGCCTGATCCCCTTCCCCGACGGGCGCCGGGTGCTGCTGGTGAGCGCCGACGGCATCTTCGTCCTGCACGCCGAAGGCGCCACCCGTTTGCTGCCGAGCCAGGAAGACCTGCAGCAAGAGCTGGCCGAAGGCGTCGCCCCCGAGGACCTGAGTACCGGCCTGAGCATGGAGCATGGCGCGGTGTCACCCGATGGCCAGTGGATCGCCATCGGCGAGCAAAGCAGCTCGCACCTGGTGCTCGATGCCCGCTTGCAGCGGGTAGCGCAGATCGGCCCTGCCAGCGAATATCCGCACTTCGCCTGCTTCAACCAGCGCGGCGACCGCCTGCTGCTCAACGCCTGCCATTTCTATGGCGGCGCCAGCCTGGGGGTGGCGGTGGCCGACCTGCCGGGACTGAGCACCGACTTCTACAGCGACGATCCACGCACCCCGGTGCTGCAGGAAGGCGCCCGGGTGTATGCCGCGGCGTCACGGGGCGACGAATTCATCATCGGCGACGCCTACGGCTACCTGCGGGCCTTCAGCGAAACCGGCGAGGAACGCTGGCAGCACTACATCGGCTCGACCCTCACCGCCATGGACATCAGCCCCGACGGCAAGACCCTGGTGGCTGCGACCTATGCCGGAATCATCGTCAAGATCGACCTGGACGCCGGCCGCCCGGACTGGCAGATCGGCACCGGCGAACACCGCGAAGTGCGCCGTTGGCTGTTCTGGAAGGACTTCGCCAAGCCCCTGCAGTGGTGAGTGGGCTCTAAACCGGCGGGCGCGAGAAATTCACCTGCAGTTGCAGGTGATCCGGATCATCGATCGCCCGCAGGTACTCCTGCACGCTGACCTCACCGGCGCTGGAGCGGGCACCCGGGGCCGGCACGTGGCCGGCCAGCAGCTTGTGCACCACCGCCACCGCCGCGCAGCTGGGGATCTCCGGGCCGTGGTCGTGGGTGGCGGTCAGTTGGGCGTTCATGGTCAGGGGCTGGCCGTCCTGGCCCAGGCCGTGAACGTCGATGTACAGGGCGCTGAGGCCGTCGCCAAAACCTTCGAACCAGGTGCCGCAGCGATGCAGGCGCGCGGCCCAGGGCGCCGGATCACGCACCAGGCCGAGCTTCACGGCCTGCGCCAGCAAGGCGTTGGCCAGCCCGGCGATCTTCAGCCCGGCACCGGCCTTGAAGCTCAGGGTGTGAGCGCCGTAACGCTCGGCGAACAGGTCCAGGTCCGGCACATCGACATTGGCCACCAGGCGCCTGCCCAGCCCCGGCAACGTGCGCAGGGTCAAGCCCTGCCAGCCGATCACCGGGTGCGGCCGGCCGTCCTTGAGTTGCAGGATCGGGCGACCGGCATAGGCCAGTACCCCCTCAATGGTCGACAGGCCGGGCATTTTCGCCGAGGAGGAAATGCCGTGCTCGATGCGTTCGATGCGGGAAAAGCGTCCGCGATGCTCATCGATGATCGCCGTCGACAAGGTCGGCACCGAACT encodes the following:
- a CDS encoding saccharopine dehydrogenase family protein, which produces MTLRVLVVGGYGNFGSIICRYLMHLPGLHLVLSGRDPLKLAAKLDALRAEGARACSGWCGDAMGGQWVAALKELNIDWVIHTGGPFQGQSYAVAEGCIEAGINYCDLADCRQFVGGIGALDARARAAGVTLLSGCSSVPTLSTAIIDEHRGRFSRIERIEHGISSSAKMPGLSTIEGVLAYAGRPILQLKDGRPHPVIGWQGLTLRTLPGLGRRLVANVDVPDLDLFAERYGAHTLSFKAGAGLKIAGLANALLAQAVKLGLVRDPAPWAARLHRCGTWFEGFGDGLSALYIDVHGLGQDGQPLTMNAQLTATHDHGPEIPSCAAVAVVHKLLAGHVPAPGARSSAGEVSVQEYLRAIDDPDHLQLQVNFSRPPV